Proteins from one Pseudomonadota bacterium genomic window:
- the ccsB gene encoding c-type cytochrome biogenesis protein CcsB — MNTHLFSIVTFIYLGGMVVYICYLAFRNQWVSRVATAITLGGLLLQTFAIGLRWYESYQLGMGHAPMSNLYESLVFFSWTIILLYLIIEYKYKLYLLGAFVTPFAAMGMAYASISSQVNETIQPLVPALQSNWLISHVITCFLGYAAFAVSCGVSITYILKKRHEDQHKKGGLLASFPASPVLDELIYKTIAIGFPMLSIGIITGAAWANYAWGTYWSWDPKETWSLITWFIYAAFLHARITRGWRGIRAATLSIIGFVAVIFTYLGVNLLLSGLHSYGSG, encoded by the coding sequence ATGAATACCCATCTTTTCAGTATTGTTACCTTTATTTACCTGGGCGGGATGGTAGTCTATATCTGTTATCTGGCATTCAGAAACCAGTGGGTCAGCCGGGTGGCAACGGCAATCACCCTGGGAGGTTTGTTGCTGCAGACTTTTGCTATTGGTCTGCGCTGGTATGAGTCATATCAGCTGGGGATGGGTCATGCTCCCATGTCCAACTTGTATGAATCACTGGTTTTTTTCTCCTGGACGATTATTCTTCTTTACCTGATTATTGAATATAAATATAAATTATATTTGCTGGGGGCTTTCGTGACCCCTTTTGCGGCCATGGGGATGGCCTATGCTTCCATCTCCTCCCAGGTGAATGAAACTATTCAGCCCCTGGTGCCGGCCTTGCAGAGCAACTGGTTGATTTCCCATGTGATTACCTGTTTTCTTGGCTATGCCGCTTTCGCGGTTTCCTGCGGAGTCAGCATTACCTATATCCTGAAGAAACGTCATGAAGATCAGCATAAAAAAGGCGGGTTGCTGGCCAGTTTTCCAGCATCTCCCGTGTTGGATGAACTTATTTATAAAACCATTGCCATTGGTTTTCCGATGCTTTCCATCGGCATTATTACCGGAGCCGCCTGGGCAAACTATGCCTGGGGAACCTACTGGAGCTGGGACCCCAAGGAGACCTGGTCATTGATTACCTGGTTTATTTATGCTGCCTTTCTCCATGCCCGTATTACCCGGGGCTGGCGGGGGATCAGGGCGGCCACCTTATCTATTATTGGTTTTGTGGCAGTTATTTTTACTTATCTGGGAGTCAATCTCCTGCTCTCAGGATTACATAGTTATGGCAGTGGCTAA
- the gap gene encoding type I glyceraldehyde-3-phosphate dehydrogenase, which produces MAAVKVAVNGFGRIGRDCLRAAVNDDRFDFRAIVSTTDDATTMAHLLKYDSVSGTLDAEVVPGEKMLTINGKEVQLVAGRDPLKVPWKELGVDVVMECSGLYRERDKAAIFLDAGIKRVVVSAPVKKADTTIVMGVNQGDFDPKNHFVISNASCTTNCLAPAAKVLLENFGIIRGMMTTIHSYTRDQQILDSRHKDLRRARAAAMSMIPTTTGAAAAVGLVLPQLKGKLDGLAIRVPTPNVSMVDLVVEVEKETSAEAVNDAFRQAAAGPLAGVLMVSDEPLVSIDYNHNPFSSIIDAELTNVMGGTLVKVMAWYDNEWGYANRLNDLTAYVAARAGLI; this is translated from the coding sequence ATGGCAGCAGTAAAGGTGGCAGTAAATGGGTTTGGTCGGATCGGCAGAGATTGTCTGCGGGCCGCTGTGAACGATGACCGGTTTGATTTCCGGGCGATTGTCAGTACCACTGATGATGCTACAACGATGGCCCATCTGCTGAAGTATGATTCTGTTTCCGGAACCCTGGATGCAGAGGTGGTTCCCGGTGAAAAAATGCTGACTATCAATGGCAAAGAGGTTCAATTGGTTGCGGGGCGGGATCCGCTGAAAGTTCCCTGGAAGGAGCTTGGCGTAGATGTGGTGATGGAATGCTCCGGCCTGTACCGGGAACGGGATAAAGCCGCGATATTTCTTGATGCGGGGATTAAACGGGTGGTGGTGTCAGCGCCGGTAAAAAAAGCCGATACCACCATTGTCATGGGGGTCAACCAGGGTGATTTTGATCCGAAAAATCATTTTGTTATTTCCAATGCTTCCTGTACTACCAATTGCCTGGCCCCGGCGGCCAAAGTATTGCTGGAAAATTTTGGTATTATTCGCGGGATGATGACGACTATTCATTCGTATACCAGGGATCAGCAGATTCTTGATTCCCGGCATAAAGATTTACGCCGCGCCAGAGCAGCAGCCATGTCCATGATTCCCACTACCACCGGAGCTGCTGCCGCAGTCGGTCTGGTTCTTCCCCAATTGAAAGGTAAACTTGACGGCTTGGCGATCAGGGTGCCGACGCCCAATGTTTCGATGGTAGATCTGGTAGTTGAGGTGGAGAAGGAAACCTCTGCCGAGGCAGTGAATGACGCTTTTCGTCAGGCAGCTGCGGGGCCATTAGCGGGAGTTTTGATGGTGTCTGATGAACCATTGGTTTCCATTGATTATAACCACAATCCTTTTTCTTCCATCATTGATGCGGAGTTGACCAATGTTATGGGTGGTACTCTGGTTAAGGTAATGGCCTGGTATGATAATGAATGGGGTTACGCCAACCGGCTTAATGATCTGACTGCCTATGTGGCCGCCAGGGCTGGGTTAATATGA
- the elbB gene encoding isoprenoid biosynthesis glyoxalase ElbB: MLTIGVLLSGCGVYDGSEIHEAVLTLLALDRAGVDIQCLAPDMEQRDVVNHLTGEPVAESRNVLVESARIARGDIKDIRETSETDFDGLIIPGGFGAAKNLSDFAVAGALAQVQSEVKRLLDEMVAAGKPIGAICIAPATLTKALADRHPEVTIGSDLATAAAIKSMGGKHYDCAVDEIHLDARLKIVTTPAYMLGPGIKDVAAGIEKLVVEVVRLAG; the protein is encoded by the coding sequence ATGTTGACTATCGGGGTTTTGCTATCCGGTTGTGGGGTTTATGATGGCAGTGAAATACATGAAGCGGTGCTGACTTTGCTGGCTCTGGACCGGGCTGGGGTTGATATCCAATGTCTGGCTCCGGATATGGAACAGCGGGATGTTGTTAATCACTTGACCGGCGAACCTGTAGCTGAGTCAAGAAATGTTTTGGTGGAATCGGCTCGCATCGCCCGGGGGGATATCAAGGATATCAGGGAAACCTCAGAAACTGATTTTGACGGCCTGATTATTCCCGGAGGTTTTGGAGCGGCCAAAAATCTCAGTGATTTTGCTGTTGCAGGAGCTCTGGCCCAGGTTCAGTCTGAGGTTAAGCGCCTGCTGGATGAAATGGTTGCTGCTGGCAAACCGATCGGGGCAATCTGTATTGCTCCGGCAACCCTGACCAAGGCTCTTGCCGACCGGCATCCGGAGGTGACCATCGGTTCTGACCTGGCTACGGCAGCAGCGATCAAATCCATGGGTGGAAAGCATTATGACTGCGCGGTGGATGAAATTCATCTTGATGCCCGGCTGAAAATTGTAACCACCCCGGCCTATATGCTGGGGCCGGGAATCAAGGATGTCGCGGCTGGCATTGAGAAACTGGTGGTTGAGGTGGTCCGTTTGGCCGGCTGA
- a CDS encoding cytochrome c biogenesis protein ResB, with the protein MKNKNKSGSSPIIAFFSSLKLTIFLLITLAAVSIIGTIIPQNQFKEQYLRFYQESTYHTMKMLGFLDMYHSWWFRGILILFTINLIVCSFKHFPRIWKFFKSPVTTLSDSFLATLTLDWKTRINAKNITEDKSYGDLLAEKLSAFWSGPWLQTNKEGDFGEELHFFAQRGLWSRMGVYLVHLSIIFIFIGGIVGSHFGLKAFVNIPEGDKTSIVYTRTDERTPVDLGFTVECRAFNVEFYDSGAPKEYTSDLVILEDGKEKARKRIEVNHPLSYNGYTFYQSSYGSAGGAVKLKMHDRKTGKVYPLSLSIGQQGMLPTGDGWIQAAQYETNYMNLGPAVRLVMPVDDDRMIQFWIFKKYPVFDQQNRKGDRYFVLEDVSQRNYTGLQVTKDPGVWIVWFGCTMMVFGLFIAFFISHRRLWVRLRSDPEKTERYQLTVGGSANKNKPGFEKEFEQFTLFLEEQLKGKK; encoded by the coding sequence GTGAAGAATAAAAATAAATCCGGTTCATCACCAATTATTGCATTTTTCAGCTCGCTGAAACTGACTATTTTTTTGTTGATTACCCTGGCGGCTGTTTCGATTATTGGTACTATTATTCCCCAAAATCAGTTTAAAGAACAGTACCTGCGTTTTTATCAGGAGTCTACCTATCATACAATGAAAATGCTGGGCTTCCTCGATATGTATCATTCCTGGTGGTTCAGGGGGATCCTGATTCTTTTTACCATTAATCTTATTGTTTGTTCATTCAAGCATTTTCCGCGGATCTGGAAATTTTTTAAAAGCCCGGTAACTACTTTAAGTGATTCTTTTCTGGCCACCCTGACTCTGGACTGGAAAACCCGTATCAATGCTAAAAATATTACTGAAGACAAAAGTTATGGTGATTTGCTGGCGGAAAAGTTATCGGCTTTCTGGTCAGGACCCTGGTTGCAGACCAATAAAGAAGGTGACTTTGGCGAAGAACTGCATTTTTTTGCCCAGCGGGGCCTTTGGTCGAGAATGGGTGTTTATCTGGTTCATTTGAGTATAATTTTTATTTTTATTGGCGGTATTGTTGGTTCACATTTCGGTCTCAAGGCGTTTGTCAATATTCCCGAGGGTGATAAGACCTCAATTGTCTACACCCGTACTGATGAACGGACTCCCGTTGATCTTGGTTTTACGGTCGAATGCCGGGCCTTCAACGTGGAATTCTACGACAGTGGAGCACCCAAGGAGTATACCAGTGATCTGGTTATCTTGGAAGATGGGAAAGAAAAAGCCCGTAAGCGTATCGAAGTGAACCATCCCCTCAGTTATAATGGCTACACTTTTTATCAGTCCAGTTATGGCAGTGCCGGTGGCGCGGTGAAGCTTAAGATGCATGATAGGAAAACCGGTAAAGTTTATCCCCTGTCTTTAAGCATAGGTCAACAGGGGATGCTGCCCACCGGGGATGGCTGGATTCAGGCGGCCCAGTATGAAACAAACTATATGAATCTGGGTCCCGCGGTGCGTCTGGTGATGCCTGTTGATGACGACCGGATGATTCAATTCTGGATTTTTAAAAAATATCCTGTCTTTGATCAGCAGAACCGCAAAGGAGATCGTTATTTTGTCCTTGAAGATGTGAGCCAGCGAAATTATACTGGTCTGCAGGTGACCAAAGACCCTGGTGTCTGGATCGTCTGGTTTGGTTGTACTATGATGGTTTTCGGCCTGTTCATCGCTTTTTTCATTTCCCATCGTCGCCTGTGGGTGCGGTTGCGATCTGATCCGGAAAAGACTGAACGTTACCAGCTGACGGTTGGGGGCAGTGCCAATAAAAATAAACCTGGTTTTGAAAAAGAATTTGAACAATTTACCTTGTTTCTCGAGGAACAGTTGAAAGGGAAAAAATGA
- the ubiE gene encoding bifunctional demethylmenaquinone methyltransferase/2-methoxy-6-polyprenyl-1,4-benzoquinol methylase UbiE — translation MIENESPGRQKSRAVQEMFTAIAPRYDFLNRLLSLGIDQQWRKFVGRRLADLDHPQVLDVACGTADLSLAIRQRNRQAKVVGLDFSVQMLTLAREKIRQLPAVDGLDLLAGSAEDLPFADQSFDALTIAFGIRNVIDRPRALGEFCRVMKPGARLVVLEFSLPDQFLLRSMYRLYFLRILPLIGGLFARKSAYKYLPESVVKFPERDEFTRMVKEAGFSKLRYHSLTGGIVTVYLGEKVS, via the coding sequence GTGATTGAAAATGAATCTCCGGGCCGGCAAAAATCCAGGGCTGTACAGGAGATGTTCACGGCCATTGCCCCCAGGTATGATTTTTTAAACCGTTTGCTGAGCTTGGGGATTGACCAGCAATGGCGAAAGTTTGTCGGCCGTCGGTTGGCTGATCTTGATCATCCACAAGTGCTTGATGTTGCCTGCGGTACCGCGGATTTGAGTCTTGCTATCAGACAGCGCAATCGGCAGGCAAAGGTAGTCGGTCTTGATTTCAGTGTTCAGATGCTTACCCTGGCCCGGGAAAAAATCAGGCAGCTGCCGGCAGTTGATGGTCTTGACCTGCTGGCCGGTTCTGCCGAGGATCTGCCTTTTGCCGATCAGAGTTTTGATGCCTTGACTATTGCTTTTGGTATCCGCAATGTCATTGACCGGCCCCGGGCTCTGGGTGAGTTCTGCCGGGTGATGAAACCGGGTGCCAGGCTGGTTGTCCTGGAGTTTTCTCTGCCGGATCAGTTTTTACTGAGGTCAATGTACCGGCTGTATTTCCTGCGGATTCTGCCGCTTATCGGTGGGTTGTTTGCTCGCAAAAGTGCTTATAAGTATCTTCCTGAGTCAGTGGTCAAATTTCCGGAACGGGATGAATTTACCCGGATGGTCAAAGAAGCCGGTTTCAGCAAACTTCGCTACCATTCCCTGACCGGCGGGATTGTCACTGTTTACCTGGGGGAAAAGGTTTCCTGA
- a CDS encoding phosphoglycerate kinase: MICYVNDLKNGVLEGKKVFVRVDFNVPLDESGNITDDVRIRRVLPTLNALLDDDLVVVIASHMGRPKGSVVPKLSLAPVAKRLGRLLKKDVFFLSDCIGSSVRKTLAEAAPGTVILLENLRFHPGETSNDPEFAKALAEGMDLYVNDAFATAHRAHASVVGITDYIPQRFAGFLMKGELNYFSRAMENPLRPVVAICGGAKISSKLCAVENLIKRADKIIIGGAMAFTFLKAMGFGLGDSLVEEDMVDQARKIFQQAIDKGVRFYLPVDCVAGNRMAADADTKVMPVQEIPRGWMGLDIGPATTTLFNEVIQDAKTIIWNGPMGAFEIDSFSRGTLAMVHNVANTYALTIVGGGDTDVAVHKAGEGDRISYISTGGGAFLKLLEGSTLPAIAALDRESCD, translated from the coding sequence ATGATATGCTATGTCAATGACTTGAAGAATGGTGTACTGGAAGGGAAAAAGGTTTTTGTCAGGGTTGATTTTAATGTGCCGTTGGATGAAAGTGGCAATATTACCGATGATGTTCGTATTCGTCGGGTTCTGCCAACCCTCAATGCCCTTCTTGATGATGATCTGGTTGTGGTGATTGCCTCCCATATGGGGCGGCCAAAAGGCTCTGTAGTGCCTAAACTTTCTCTGGCTCCGGTGGCTAAACGCTTGGGTCGGCTGCTGAAAAAAGACGTGTTTTTTCTTTCTGACTGCATTGGTTCCAGTGTTCGAAAAACTCTGGCGGAAGCAGCCCCAGGTACGGTTATTCTGCTGGAAAACCTGCGTTTTCATCCGGGGGAAACCAGTAATGATCCTGAGTTTGCCAAGGCCCTGGCTGAAGGCATGGACCTGTATGTAAATGATGCCTTTGCTACCGCCCATCGGGCCCATGCATCGGTGGTCGGGATTACTGACTACATTCCTCAACGTTTTGCCGGTTTTTTGATGAAAGGTGAACTTAATTATTTTAGCCGGGCAATGGAAAACCCCCTGCGTCCGGTAGTAGCTATCTGTGGTGGAGCTAAAATATCCAGTAAACTGTGCGCGGTGGAAAACCTGATCAAGCGAGCTGATAAAATCATCATCGGCGGAGCTATGGCCTTTACTTTTTTAAAAGCCATGGGTTTCGGTTTGGGAGATTCCCTGGTTGAGGAGGATATGGTTGATCAGGCCAGGAAGATATTTCAGCAAGCCATTGATAAAGGAGTTCGTTTTTATCTGCCGGTGGATTGCGTCGCCGGAAATCGCATGGCCGCCGATGCGGATACCAAAGTCATGCCGGTACAGGAAATTCCCAGGGGCTGGATGGGACTTGATATCGGCCCGGCTACTACCACCCTGTTTAATGAAGTGATTCAGGATGCCAAGACCATTATCTGGAATGGTCCGATGGGGGCTTTTGAGATTGATTCTTTCAGTCGGGGAACTTTAGCCATGGTTCATAATGTGGCCAATACCTATGCCCTGACTATTGTCGGCGGCGGTGATACCGATGTGGCCGTCCACAAGGCCGGAGAGGGGGATCGTATATCTTATATCTCCACCGGTGGCGGGGCCTTTTTGAAATTGCTGGAAGGATCGACCTTGCCGGCGATCGCGGCGCTGGACCGGGAATCATGTGATTAG
- a CDS encoding cytochrome c3 family protein yields MKKIFVLFIAVSFLAVAGFALAAPKAPAETLIFKAEKMKKPPVPFSHTKHAKVECSKCHHTWKGEGTPKGCGECHKDKKEGKKLGLKNAAHKTCRGCHRKLKKAGEKYGPTRCSKCHLK; encoded by the coding sequence ATGAAAAAGATTTTCGTATTGTTTATTGCAGTGAGTTTCCTGGCAGTAGCCGGTTTCGCCCTTGCCGCGCCGAAAGCCCCGGCTGAAACTCTGATTTTCAAAGCGGAAAAGATGAAGAAACCGCCGGTTCCCTTTTCACATACCAAACATGCCAAAGTTGAATGTTCAAAATGTCACCATACCTGGAAAGGTGAAGGGACTCCTAAGGGCTGCGGTGAGTGTCATAAGGACAAAAAGGAAGGCAAAAAACTGGGCCTCAAGAATGCCGCCCATAAGACCTGTCGCGGCTGTCACCGGAAGTTGAAAAAGGCCGGAGAAAAGTACGGCCCGACCAGATGTAGTAAATGTCATCTGAAATAG